A part of Antechinus flavipes isolate AdamAnt ecotype Samford, QLD, Australia chromosome 6, AdamAnt_v2, whole genome shotgun sequence genomic DNA contains:
- the CABS1 gene encoding calcium-binding and spermatid-specific protein 1 isoform X4: protein MQKNSTETSHTVILKYEPPDSEIHTTMLKSVAPRTMAHSNPDESKKMPSKFLKQTAVGQDKVVEDATTFMPETSNPRKKRTDFSNVLDPDTGFPMEESITFIMDNFGSAGEPGPIKNKEVLGTNVEADIFKPEKNSSVTAVEAQYVTDNFKSIGSEMSTSQYSTIPSALLMSPGADRISYMDENMEMVTDIANMSAAEKVTSVGTLPAENNETPLPRAVVTMPSDNNLVLNHENPSLTPDAKTDSAAISLQEKNEVLSDDSFIVLGEREIVVEQMKSSIEDDITGVTLLNNNANPIASEDNIIQVEDSLLYDTDLIGRDKYNSENNDIILESNTSDLNKVSNSCLSNRNGLETISCKDLITFMEKNGKDEFYAKNLPGNKAEEPMEAITVIDIITEGIKTTNQEITAVEEGNKVVVKMTSFESDMPYSETIANTHKDNDFTSDRDSTFTVTDKSSLVTGSTNLAENISSLENQETLVIRNSRFSSYDTVNPRVEPKIIATDVISQKREKNQMAEITNLENDVIPTPSFIEPVTASGTTDATTSEEATTSMFSASALFPEHIKPENDPAVSRANSTPESTGDTTLLKDATVDNNQETLPSKETSLKDTNMAVPEASRSVSKKPLPVNGAPLSGWNVIIVQSDPQVIQPESDLPPVDSTLFPRTSVYTNPDTVDTVIEDPVTETATSGKKYRSLKRSVSADATINLREDTDFLTEATRYEDDIPVEEIISDVQEVAFDREEKDAITRDDITQEEENNIYPTEFSSFISSSNILKNNVLAPEDYFIFPKRKDVSPISEVNEITADLSKFVAQPISPQNNIPIMTSFSAPGGDRISFEKQDSETMSYSDLTGDMSSIAQANPTKTKVLTPLPNTPADALSAPGGDRISFEKQDSETVSYSDLTGDMSSIAQANPTKTKVLTPVPNTPADALSAPGGERISLGNQDSETVSYSDLTGDMSSIAQANPTKTKVLTPVPNTPADALSAPGGERISLGNQDSETVSYSDLTGDMSSIAQANPTKTKVLTPSPNIPGNGFFISGNGITKSNKDTTLSVETINIPEDEFTSRKIQDTHMAKDLTDLKMAKSYLLNSITDHSAPMNNLGILEQPITNTPTYFHAFPLDASRENIISSVDSIYTEYNPSITREDTASKMLYDAISTSPENPSPEKRLPVTSAATVVAEDPSPKIYSPTPTTNITRNITELTVSSVADNIPKVQIPITSAGGHLTSVDNPIPESDFLTTAVNFISTFGNFISSVTDKLTLLKEIPTSEFNTKLQCIKTPTDDVAKCISSLTNTAALSTDTIPLPEKEAIPHVTRNISSTDNDAFLVNDNATDPENKVSDFIVYDLEEWEITEFDRTIPSEEDDANTMAFIPKDNIIKEKDTLIVFDLSNSEEEDTTTSETTNSIVEDTADVNGFWIEGNPDDELNATALVLDASKNKDYSIPLASEAKNTKEHKNTMKAFLTKLVGRPNESVTNATDSLPGRLTEESHTDPTKDSTTEIDVTNLEEDDSKDIL from the exons ATGCAGAAAAACTCTACAGAAACCAGTCATACTGTCATCCTTAAGTATGAACCACCAGATTCTGAGATTCATACCACCATGTTGAAATCTGTAGCTCCTAGGACAATGGCTCATTCCAACCctgatgaaagtaagaaaatGCCTTCAAAATTTCTAAAGCAGACTGCTGTAGGACAAGACAAAGTTGTAGAAGATGCTACCACCTTTATGCCAGAGACATCTaacccaagaaagaaaagaactgattTTTCAAATGTTCTAGACCCAGACACAGGGTTCCCTATGGAAGAAAGTATAACTTTTATAATGGACAACTTTGGCTCTGCTGGGGAACCTGGCCCcatcaaaaataaagaagttttggGCACAAATGTAGAAGCTGATATttttaaaccagaaaaaaattccagTGTCACAGCAGTTGAAGCACAATACGTAACAGATAACTTTAAATCTATTGGGAGTGAAATGTCTACTTCACAGTATAGTACTATTCCTTCTGCACTGCTCATGTCTCCTGGAGCTGACAGAATTTCTTATATGGATGAAAACATGGAAATGGTAACTGACATAGCAAACATGTCTGCTGCAGAGAAAGTTACTTCTGTTGGAACCCTTCCTGCTGAAAATAATGAGACTCCCCTTCCTAGAGCAGTTGTTACCATGCCCTCAGACAATAACCTTGTACTAAATCATGAAAACCCCAGTCTTACTCCTGATGCCAAGACTGATAGTGCTGCAATTTCTCTACAGGAGAAAAATGAGGTTTTGTCAGATGATTCCTTTATAGTATTAGGGGAAAGAGAGATAGTAGTTGAACAAATGAAAAGTTCTATAGAGGATGACATAACTGGTGTAACTCTTCTTAATAATAATGCCAATCCTATAGCATCTGAAGACAATATAATTCAGGTAGAAGACAGCCTTTTATATGATACTGATTTAATTGGAAGGGACAAATATAATTCTGAGAATAATGATATTATCCTTGAATCAAACACATCTGACCTTAACAAAGTCTCAAATTCATGCCTGTCCAACAGAAATGGACTTGAAACCATATCTTGCAAGGATCTCATTACCTTCATGGAGAAAAATGGTAAAGATGAATTTTATGCTAAGAATCTTCCAGGTAACAAAGCTGAAGAGCCTATGGAAGCCATAACTGTAATTGATATCATCACTGAGGgaattaaaacaacaaatcaagaaaTCACAGCTGTTGAAGAAGGTAACAAGGTTGTTGTTAAGATGACTTCCTTTGAATCTGACATGCCTTATTCAGAGACCATAGCCAACACCCATAAGGATAATGACTTTACTTCTGATAGGGACTCTACCTTCACTGTAACAGATAAAAGCAGCCTTGTGACTGGGAGCACTAATCTTGCCGAGAATATCTCCTCTCTTGAGAACCAGGAAACATTGGTCATAAGAAATTCTAGATTCTCCTCTTATGATACTGTTAATCCTAGAGTAGAACCGAAGATTATTGCAACTGATGTCATatcacaaaaaagggagaaaaaccaaATGGCAGAAATTACCAATTTAGAGAATGATGTTATTCCCACACCATCCTTCATTGAACCAGTAACTGCATCAGGTACAACAGATGCTACCACATCTGAAGAAGCCACCACATCCATGTTTTCAGCCTCTGCCCTTTTTCCAGAACACATTAAGCCTGAAAATGACCCCGCTGTTTCTAGGGCAAATTCTACTCCTGAGTCCACAGGTGATACCACTTTACTAAAAGATGCCACTGTTGATAATAACCAAGAAACTCTCCCTTCAAAGGAAACTTCATTGAAGGATACCAATATGGCTGTGCCTGAGGCATCCAGGTCTGTTTCTAAAAAGCCTTTACCTGTTAATGGGGCGCCTCTCTCAGGATGGAATGTCATCATTGTACAAAGTGATCCTCAGGTCATCCAGCCGGAATCTGATCTTCCTCCAGTTGATTCTACACTCTTCCCAAGGACCTCTGTCTATACTAACCCTGACACAGTTGACACAGTAATAGAAGACCCAGTCACTGAGACAGCTACTTCTGGCAAAAAATACCGTTCTCTTAAGAGATCTGTATCTGCAGATGCTACCATTAATTTGAGGGAAGACACTGATTTTTTGACTGAAGCCACTAGATATGAAGATGATATTCCTGTAGAGGAGATTATATCTGATGTTCAAGAAGTTGCATTTGACAGGGAAGAAAAGGATGCTATAACAAGAGATGATATtactcaggaagaagaaaataatatatatcccACTGAGTTTTCATCCTTTATATCAAGTAGCAATATCCTGAAGAACAATGTATTAGCTCCtgaggattattttatttttcctaaaagaaaagaTGTCAGTCCTATCTCTGAAGTGAATGAAATCACAGCTGACTTATCCAAATTTGTTGCTCAACCAATCAGTCCACAGAATAACATACCCATTATGACTTCCTTCTCTGCTCCTGGAGGAGATAGAATTTCCTTTGAAAAGCAAGACTCTGAAACTATGTCTTACTCAGATTTAACAGGTGACATGTCTTCCATTGCCCAGGCCAACCCAACAAAAACCAAAGTGCTTACTCCTTTACCCAACACACCTGCTGATGCCCTCTCTGCTCCTGGAGGAGATAGAATTTCCTTTGAAAAGCAAGACTCTGAAACTGTGTCTTACTCAGATTTAACAG GTGACATGTCTTCCATTGCCCAGGCTAACCCAACAAAGACCAAAGTGCTTACTCCTGTACCCAACACACCTGCTGATGCCCTCTCTGCTCCTGGAGGAGAAAGAATTTCCTTGGGAAATCAAGACTCTGAAACTGTGTCTTACTCAGATTTAACAG GTGACATGTCTTCCATTGCCCAGGCTAACCCAACAAAGACCAAAGTGCTTACTCCTGTACCCAACACACCTGCTGATGCCCTCTCTGCTCCTGGAGGAGAAAGAATTTCCTTGGGAAATCAAGACTCTGAAACTGTGTCTTACTCAGATTTAACAGGTGACATGTCTTCCATTGCCCAGGCCAATCCAACAAAGACCAAAGTGCTGACTCCTTCACCCAACATTCCTGGCAATGGCTTTTTCATTTCTGGAAATGGGATTACTAAATCCAATAAAGATACCACTCTGTCTGTGGAAACAATCAATATTCCTGAAGATGAATTCACTAGCAGAAAAATTCAAGACACCCATATGGCAAAAGATTTGACTGATCTGAAAATGGCAAAATCCTATCTTTTAAATTCAATAACTGATCATTCTGCTCCCATGAACAATCTTGGTATCCTGGAACAGCCAATTACTAACACTCCAACTTACTTTCATGCTTTCCCATTGGATGCTTCCAGAGAGAACATTATCTCCAGTGTTGACTCCATATACACTGAATATAATCCATCTATAACCAGGGAGGACACTGCTTCTAAGATGTTATATGATGCCATCAGCACTTCACCTGAAAACCCTTCCCCTGAAAAAAGATTGCCTGTGACTAGTGCTGCTACAGTAGTGGCTGAAGATCCATCCCCTAAAATCTATTCTCCAACTCCCACAACAAACATCACTAGAAACATAACAGAATTAACTGTTTCTTCTGTGGCTGATAATATCCCTAAAGTACAAATACCTATCACTTCAGCAGGAGGCCATCTTACATCAGTGGATAATCCTATACCAGAGAGTGACTTCCTTACGACTGCTGTCAACTTCATTAGCACTTTTGGCAACTTCATCAGCTCTGTGACAGATAAACTTACTCTTTTAAAGGAAATACCAACATCAGAATTTAATACTAAGTTACAGTGTATTAAAACACCTACTGATGATGTGGCCAAATGTATCTCCTCTCTGACTAACACTGCTGCGCTCTCTACTGATACCATTCCTCTCCCTGAAAAGGAAGCGATCCCTCATGTAACCAGGAACATTAGCTCAACAGACAATGATGCTTTTCTAGTAAATGATAATGCTACAGACCCAGaaaataaagtttctgattttataGTGTATGATCTTGAAGAATGGGAAATCACTGAATTTGACAGAACAATCCCTTCAGAGGAAGATGACGCTAATACTATGGCATTTATACCAAAGGATAACATCATTAAGGAAAAAGACACACTCATTgtgtttgatttgtctaattctgaggaGGAAGACACCACCACATCTGAAACGACTAACTCTATAGTGGAAGATACTGCTGATGTTAATGGGTTTTGGATAGAGGGAAATCCTGACGATGAGTTGAATGCAACAGCCCTTGTTCTTGATGCTTCTAAAAACAAAGATTATTCCATTCCCCTAGCATCAGAAGCCAAGAATACTAAGGAACATAAGAACACTATGAAAGCCTTCCTCACTAAACTGGTAGGTAGGCCAAATGAATCTGTAACTAATGCCACAGATTCCTTACCTGGACGTCTCACTGAAGAAAGCCACACAGATCCTACAAAAGATTCCACAACTGAAATTGATGTTACCAACCTAGAGGAAGATGACTCTAAAGACATCCTCTAA